The sequence CCTCAAGTTCCACAGCAAATCAGTTAATGCTTAACTGCAACAAAACACTTGTCGTAGTTACATTTTTAAGTGACAGTTTGGTCAAATAATCATTGATGGCaaacattttaaattcttaggtCTGAAGGTGGACGGAGAGCTCTCTTAgaagcagcacacacaatattgTATGGATAGTAAGTGCTGGTGTATGCAATTTAAAATTTTGCCCTtaacaaaaatgtaatattttataaCCATAATACaattgagtcacagttggaattgctCAACTCGTAAAATACCTGGGATGTGAAATGTTTAATgatcataggctcagttgtgggtaaagtatgtgctagacttcagtttatttgtgGAATACTGGAGAAATGCAAGGACACGGCTTTCACTGACATTGAAACATGGAATCTTGTTTATTTTTCAAACTGTAAATTTACTGTATTCTTTGGTGTCATTTCTTGGTCAACTTTGCTTATTCACAAAGGGCTTTCTTAGAATATGACAAGGCAGCTACACCACACTCTGGAATCTGTTCATAAATTTTTTAACAgccaaatgacacacttaaagatgTTAAATGTGTGAATACAGATAAACTGGCAGAACATGAAGGCATTTCATTACAAATGATTAAAGGTAGGGGAAAACTTGGAAAAATGTTTGGTGTAAGTTTTCAAAATTGACTCTTCCTCAAAAGTGGCTCAATGTTGTAATTATTCCCCTTCATAAGAAAGAAGACAGTAAAAGACTTAAACTGTACAGTGATAAGGCTCAtctctggtgtgcaagatatcCACTAAAATTGTCACCAATCAAGAAAGGAAAGGTCTGCATGGGCAGAACATCATGTCTTTCTGAAAAGCATATAGAAGTTgtaatcatgatgatgtaaactacTTCAGCAACTtcttacagaaataaaaatggtcagaagtgtacaaaatgaacgatataaatgaaaaattgaacACTTTTATTGATACATTAACCTATTTCTTTGAAActgcattcccactgaaaacattaaccatatggGGGAACTCTAGAACAAAGAGCTGGATCACAAGGGGAATAagggtttcatgccagaagaaaagactacttcatgaaatatatAGCTCAAAAAATTCATCACCTGAAGTATGTgcatactataaaaaaaaaaaaatactccaaaatattaagaaaagtaatgaAAGCAGCAAACATAATGCATTTATAATTAAGATAATAAATCGAAGGCTATGTACAGTGTTATAAAAAAAAGACTGTGGAGAATACAGACAGTCTtgcactatcacataaaaataaaaaagtaacaaaccccttagaagtagccaacacatttaacaactttttcacagagGTTACTGATAATATGCCACAGTCAAACTTTAATAGCACCCagacaaatgaacataaaataagttCATGTAGaagatcaatgtacatcagttctgtttcaaaaggcgaagtagctaaagcaataaaaggactaaaaaagtcCAACTCTGCAGGCATTGATAGTATACCTGCAACAATATTAAAGAAGAGTGCATTGAACCTAACTGAAAAACTCACACATTTATTTGACTGCTCACTTTAGGTGGGCGCTTTCCCTGAGgtattgaaaacatcaaaagttagtcCTGTACATAAAAACTGATAAAGATAATGTAAATAACGAAACACACATCACAATTTGCGCCTGCCTCTCTAAAGTATTATAAAAAGTTATGTAtgacaaacttatgaaatttataaataaaaacagcattctatgcaatgaacaacatggattcagaaataagaggtcaacaacaactgctatttaCGAGTGCATCAGTTCAATCCTAAACCTGATGCACAAAAAACGATTATCAATAAGAGTATTTATTGActtttcaaaagcttttgacatgttaGATCATAAAATTCTGCTATAAAAACTTGAAAGACATGGTATTCAAGGTCTATCCAGAAATGGAtcagtttcttcctgactaatcataAGTGGACAGTGTGCCTGTATTCTCACATTTATCTGacaataaacaaattaaatgtggtgtaccccaatgATCAGTAATGGGACCCCTTCTGctccttctgtacataaatgatctgaactTAAATGTTGACATACATAAAACAATTACATTTGCATGTGACACCacaattctactaaaaggagatAGTAAACACAGCTGGGAACAGAATAATCAGCTTGCAATAAACAGTAAAGAAATCATGGCACTAAATTTCCACAatattcctaacaaggacatgtttatcccatcagtctctgtcaatgacgaaccagttggtaacagtactgaaaccaaattcttagaacTTTGACTTCAGAAGAACATCACATGGAATAAgtatattgaatatctcaatgtgaaactgagcaaaacatgttacctgCTTTGCTCATTAAAATCATGTTGTACTGAGAAAACAGTAATGATTGTGAATCATGcctcatttcattctcatcttagGTACgcagtcaccttctggggaaactaaaacagctaataggaattttaaaataaaaaaaaataataaaaacggcCATTAGattcttgtttgggtgcaagcctagagactccagtaaacctctgtttaagaaatctagtattcctccattaccatgtgtatacattaaggAAACACTTTTATTCTTTAAAAAATGAGTAAATGTAATAGCACACAAAAAAGAAATACTTTTGGGTTAAAGGAAAAGAGAAGCATTGATTTGTCAATATACACACActaatggaaaaaaagaagaaaaaaaaccttgctagcttttggagttaTCCTTCAATGAGCTAAAGTGCACACAGAAAACAGACATTCACACTGCAGAACGTAGGACTTTCTTAATGGAGCCATAGTctcacctttgcttgcaccacattgtcactatcaaagtgaagacctGTGAGGTGTTGTGGAAGTtttcaaaacagatgaaaatcaaatgGGGCCAAGTCAGACTGCATGGAGGATAATtgatgactgatgacagtgaacccaaggtgctgGGGTGCTGCAGATGTttcagcaagtgtgtgtgtgtgtgtgtgtgtgtgtgtgtgtgtgtgtgtgtgtgtgtgtgtgtgagagagagagagagagagagagagagagagagagagagagagagagagagaatgaattctGAAAGATTTCTTGTGTGTGTCCCTATCAACACTTCTACTTTTCAGTGACTGGTCTCCTTTGATCCACAAGTATATATGTTGTCTAAATGTTGTAGGAAAGCTCTTGTGGAACAAAGAAAGATGGATGCAAGTTGTTATATGCTCCCAGATGGTGAATACGTTGGTAAAAATAAGTAAATTTATATAGACTCTGCATTACATTCAGTAAGCCTCATATAATTAAAAAgaatacattaaaataattatttggtcttTAAATTTTAAAGCACTCACAAATAATGGGTTAACATACTGtggaaaaaaacattaaaaacccAGTGGTTGTTCAGAGAAAATGCTTTAGTTTCGAAATTTCTACCAGAGACAAAAAAATAATGATCAGGGAACTAATTGGAGTGGAAGACTGAGCTATGATTCTAATGGGACTGCAGTAGCAGTGAGTGGGACACACAGGTTAAAGTATGGCAGATGAGCTGTGGGTGTACAGTATTGGATTGCAACAGCTAAGGAAATACTAAAACATCATCCACTGGTAGGAGGGtagatctacatccacatttatgtcTATACtcggcaaaccactgtgaagtgcgtggcagacggCACGTCCCACTACCAGTTAGTAGGGTTTCTTGCCATTCCATtaatgtatggagtgtgggaagaataacTGTTTAAATGCCTTTGTGTCTGCTGTAATTAAGCTAATCATGTACTCAATATCCCTATGGGaccgatacgtagggggttgtagtgtattcctagagtcattgTTTAAAGCCAGGTCTTGAAACCTTGAAAGTAGACTTTCTcgagatagtttatgtctgtcttaaaGACTGTGCCAGTTCAGTTtccagcatttctgttacactatcCCACAGGTCAAACCAACCTAtgaccattcgtactgcccttctctgcatGCACTTCATTTCTCCCGTTAGTCCTACTTGGTACCGGTCTCACACATTGGAGCAGTACTCGAAAATGAATCATAcaagtgacttgtaagcaatctccttggtagactgattgcatttctccagttctctaccagtaaactgaagtcttccacctactttacccacaactgagcgcaTGTGACAATTGCATTTCATATCTCAGGTAttttatgagttgaccgattccaaatTCACATTATGGTCATAGGATACGACATTTTCTGTTAAGTGCATGATTTTACATTGCTGAACATtcaatacaacatgaacagcaagggtctcaacacacttccctggggcactccataagTCACTTTCAGACCCAATGATGACTctcaatccaagataacatgccgCATCCTCCCTAAAGAAAAATTCTCAATCTAGTGAAAAATTTCACATGTTACCACATATGATTATACTATTAACAATAAGGGGAAatgtggtactgagtgaaatgcatttcagaaatcaagaaatactgcatctgcattGTGTTAGAAAACATGCAGGATGAAGACTGTAATGTCTAGAGGAGGCTTTTACTCAACAGTAACTGCCAAATGCCCAATATGATgctactgatgctgctgctgctgaagatgGTGATGTTGATGATCAGAAAAGTTTGCAACAAGAACTGAAATGTAAAATAGGGGACTGTAATTATCTATAAAATTAAACAATTGAAAATCTGGAATGGAATGAGAATTGAATGAGGATAAACTGCTACCCACCACACAGAGGTGGCACTGAGCAACATGCAGCGATATTTAATCCTTTCACAGGCTGTGGAGGGATACATTTCCCACtaaacatatttctttacatcaATTAATGGAATATGTGTTACGACTTCTGTATGCTCCTGGCATCTAGTGGTCGTGTGCTGTACCAGGTGTACTTTCTGCTTCTTGTGAAATATAGCCTTCATGACTGCAGGAAGTATATATCCCACCAAACAACAGTGTTTTAATGATTATTGGTCAGTATGGTCACCACGAATGTAGTTTCTGGAAGGGGCTCAGGAAGTATACTTACACAAAATTAATTTGTCATTTGTGGTCTTTGGGAAGCATACTTACCACAACTTAGGGGTATCCCAAAGCTTTTGGGAACATGTTTTACCACCTCTGCCTATGCCTGACAtcttgtggtagtacactgcaTCAGGTGTCTGAAAAGTGCTACAacaatcagtttctgtttgtcGTGGGGATCACTACTGTCATCGGAACACATTGCTTCTGCAATGTACATTATTGCAACCAGTATCAGCTTGTATCTTTATTGCGTGATaaagtttcaaggattgttttcacATTCTGGTAAGTAAACTTCAATATCAGTGATAAGTATTTTctaaataaagtgaaataaaacataaaataaaaatagaaaacagtattataagaaggaagctgctactcactatatagtggagatgctgagttgcagtgagtcgcagataggcacaacaaaaagactcttacaattaaagcttttggccattggccttcgtcataaaaaatacacacacacacacacacacacacacacacacacacacacacacacacacacacacacacactacaaatgACTACCTAGTATTGTCATACAATGATGAGAAGAGTATGGCATATGTCTTAGCCGCATTATTTAGAAATAGTTATGCAGTAGTTTGCAGTATTTGTATTAGAAATGTCCTCTGATACATGAATGATGAAAAATTTGGTGCAAACTCAAAGCCAAGAGATACTTTCTTCAGTATCCTAATAAAGTTCTGCTCATAGTTCTGTCAATATTAATAAGTAATTATTTAACCTCACATAGTTTCCAAGCTGAAGGCAGTACCTGGCCATGTACAAAGTTAGTAAGGAAGGTAGAAAGCCATCTGAACTCTGTCTCAAGAAGAAAGCACAGAGAAGGTGACAGCCTGATGCTGTGAAGAAATTTGCACCTTTGTCTCTGAAGTTAACATGGTAATAAAACCACTCTTTGTAATAATTTGGGCTTGTTCTTTACTTCCTGTTCAGTGTAGGATATTTTCATACAGTATATCTAACAAAAATACCTACTTCTCGAATCTAGTGGTATTTTCTGTTACAAAATTGCCCTTGTCCCTGTATTTCAATTTTATTTGGGAAAAGTGCAGTGGACCTGAGCTACTGTGTACATGCACTGAACAGTAGTCTGCAGAAAGAACAGTGCTTTGAAACAGTACAGAATCTGTTCTTGAATTAGTTTATGCCCTAATCTCATAATATGAGTGCTCCAGTTAATACCAACAGTTTACAgctattattttgggaacattctgtGTTCTTGTTCTGCACATCAGAGATTGGAGCCCATATCACTGGCTGGACAAATCAGTTGAAATGTCAGAGGAGCATTTGGGACTGCACCTCCAATTTCTGGGAAAGCACTGTAGTACTCAAGCCAACTTATTGACTGAGGACAGAATTACTTTTATTGTACCAACTGTAGTGTTAGTTTTACTGAGATTCAATTTAAGTGTAACTTTTATCATTTCATTAATCAAACAATAGTTTCATACAGCTTATCTTGTGTACCACAGCAAACATCTCATTTATCCTTCACTCATTGAATTCCTCTATAACCAGTTACAATACAAATTGCCGGTATACTCATATTAGAATGAGTCCCTGAGTGTATATATGATTTCCATTAAAAACCACGAACAACTAAGCTAGGTGTTGTGGCACCATGACATGTAACCCTCAAGTGTTTATGATCAATTTTAGCTAAATTCTGTATTTAAGTCTTTTTcttttatgtgaaatgtatacAAGAACTTGAGTGGAGTAATCTCAAAGAATTGGAAACAAGTTAAGTAACCCATGTAATTTGTCTTGTTTATGATAAATAACATAAGGAACGGGAGCTCCAGTAAGATAATAGGTGTTTCAAGGTCCAATAAATTTTGAGTTTAGATCCAACTGGAAACTTATTTGTAAACATCCCATGAAGAAGGATTTTAATCTTCCAGTTTTCCAAGCATAATTCATCTTTCATTTGCATTGACAATGTTGCTGGGTGAGCCATTTTATGTTGTCTGTTAGTTCCTATTTCTGACATTCCTGCCTCTTTACATAAAGTACCATTAATTTTATTGCATGAAAGGGTATGGACTTCCTAGAGCTACATTTCATTGACAATTAAGAATTTTGTAATGTACATaatcttctgaaagcaggttccaTAATCAAATGTGTCTGTTCTTTTTCCTTATTAACACAAATATCTGTAGGCATATTACATGTCAGTAAGGAAAAATTCAGCatatagtgttagctatgattactgaAAGTATACGAAGGAGGACAACACATTTGGTCGCAGGTTTGTCTGACTAATGGCAGAGTGAGCTGCATTTATCTTAGTCACCATTGTAAGTATTTACTGTAGCTTCACTGTGTGTATCATCCAAATGGAATAATATCATGGttgagcagtatgatacagatgCTAATTTATGACTAGAATCTTAGGTATTCATGAGTAAACAGGGCATGTTGGATAATGGTGGTGGAAGCAAACAGCTGTAAATTTCTCGGTGGACTAACCATATTGAAGCTACGCGTAGTAGTTAGTAATGACCTTTTATCTTTTTTGCCAGCTGCTGAAAATTGTGCTGCTGctaccatcccccctccccctcctacgtACATCCATATCATAGGTACTGCAAAGAAATGCGGGCCGTAAAAAAGGTCcattgttaaaaaaatatgaattaatTATGTGCTTAAAGattgtaatttattttgataaGCATTATTAATTGCTTATTCTCcgtgtaatattcacacctgtatgtatttgtcatttgcaaaagccatcattgaTGCCTCCACGCAAAaatgttaagtaaataaataaataaaggaggcAGGTTTAATGATAAAGTAAATTTGCCAAGGCTAAGAGTACAGAAATTTGTCATTTATTAATTTCAATAAAAATACATTCAAGCATTATTCTTCTTCAGTCAGTAACATCAAATAGTGAAAACATAATACATTTGTTCTACAAACTATACACAATATAAGATGAAGACAATCATCATTCACTTACAAAAATGGAAATGCAGTAACAGAAATGCACATAATGGAAGTAAATAGGATTTCTCCTGATACAAGGAACAGCACACATCAAGTAGATGCTTCACTACAAAAGCCAAGCGTAGTGACGTGAACTTGAAGCTGTGCTAATGCAAAATGAGTTAAATAAGAGTGTATTTCACTGACAGAGATTGGCTGGTGGTTTTTAAGCTGAATCTCATATGACTATGAAAGATATGCTTGCAAAACAGGGGCAGGCTGGTAAGAGTGCAGAGGAGGATCAAAAGAGAGCCATTTATTAGGGTGGTTGTGAGTCTTTACTGTTGGGTCACCTGCAACACCAGAGAAGCAGGGTATCTCACCAGCAAAACCGACTACCCCAACCCTAAGTGTTACATGTGCAAAATTAAACAAAACATACTGTGCAGAAGAGAGATGAGTTGCCTAAACTTGCATTaaaaaaacttaatttgaggcaccCTAGGGAACTGAAACACAATCTCCAGTGATAAACAGACAAAGGTGTTAAGATAAAACATTTTCAGTGAATATGCAAAAAATTGTAGTTGCATGTGCAATGCTGATGTCTGTAAACCAATAATAACAAAAATCCATGTTCCTTTCTGCTACTTGACATATGAAGTGCATATTACACTGCCTAGTAAGACAGAGTAAATCACAAACAGAATTAGTTGAAGTGCCCGAGGAAGAGAAAACAGTGTGAAGTGCTGAGGAGAACACCAGCATTTCTGCACAGCAGTCATACTACAGAAAAACCAAAAGAGATAAGAAAATCAGAATTGAATACATTAAGTCTTACAATGATACCACATTTGTAAATCTTGTTTTTAAGACATACTTGTTTCAGTGCAGTTCTGCTTTATGAATGATTTAAATCTCCTAAAACTGATTGCAGCCTTTGTTATGCAGAACTCAGTCAATTTAGTTACAGAacatatttttataacatattaACATAGATACTATTttgattttgaaatttgttttaaagcTACTTCTTACTATCACATTAAAATTAGCTGAAGAATTGTGTACATTCTTGTGTACAGATTTTAAGAGATATTTGAGAACTGCAGTTTAAAATCATGTATCATAAAAATACAGACTGTGTGCGGATGAAACACGTGAGACATATATACAAAACTCTATGGAAAACAGTGTGAAATGAATTCTTGTACTTCTCAATGGTATCTGGAATTATTTATGAAATTCTCTCTTTGTGTAAATGGAAATAGCAAGTTGAGGCTGAGGTGTACAGCTGATGAAATATAAACACAATGTGTAATGAATGTTGCATCTGGATTCCAGAAGCACTTTCAAAACCAGTGGTGGTGCACGCAAGAATAAACCTGAGAGTTGGAAGCAATTTCACCAGCAACACATTTTGTAGAAGAGACGATGACTGAAACTGCCCCAACTGCATCCACCTCAGTTACAAAGGTGCACACACCTTCCTCTGTCTGCCTGCCAGAATAGCAGATCTTCAAACGTATCGGCGTGGGTTCTCACGGAGGGTCTGGTAGTAGCTGTACACGACCAGCAGGAAGTACACACTGAGCACTGAAAGAGGAAAGTGTGAGAATGTAAGTAGATTTCAAGAAAATCGAATCATGATGTACTACTGCAAACAAGTCAGAGTGTCTAGATATGAGAAAATTAAGCATTTTGTTTAAGTTGAAGTAAAGTGGAACTTTCTTCAAGAAACTGTAGAAGCCTAACCTCTATGCTGTATTAACAATACACTGACACTGCATTGCTTCACACTTACAACAGATAAATTTAACACTTTGACAACCAAGCCTGAACATAACTCAGGCCATAATATTGTGTTCCAAAGACCGTACCTGACTATAGTTTGAGCAACAACTTTATTGATGCATGCCTTATCTGTCACTCATAAAGTGGACTCATTTCATATGAGAACAATATACAGGCATCTCGCTACCTGCCCATCACATGTGCTGCCTTCTCTTATCAGTTTCCAGAACATTAGCAAATGTAACACCTTATAACATGAATGGCTGATCAATATATGATGACTGTGATGTAATTTTAAGCATGTACTCATTAGATTTCACAGCTTGATGTAATACTGCTACAAATATGTCATGATTGTTCAGTGAGCAAGATATTTTGGAAGCCCAAGAGGAAGAAATTACTCATTAACTCATCTCACTTTTTTTTGTCTGAAGGATAATTATTTTCTGCAATCTTTAATCCCTGTCAAAGAACTGAAGTAAACATGAAAATAAGTCTTTAAGCTTATTGTTTTTAGTATGTATTAGTCTTGAAAATTATCAGTTACATATGTGCCAGTGACACTTCAACTTATGTCATAAATGGCCAGTTTTCTAGGCCAATTCTTCTACATGAATGGCATCCATAGCCagtgtcaagggggggggggggggggtgctcacaTGAACCACTTCCCCTCCCCTCGCTGCCAAGAgggaaaggaaaacaaacaaaaaaaaaaaaaaaaatttagtctAATCAGGCATTtcgctttcaagaaaatgatttaaaagtcagtattgCACCACTGCCATTCATCTTCTAAAGTGTTAAAAAATACTCCATACCTCAGGTCTAGCAGCTGACCTCCCTTCAAAAACATTCTATGTTGTGATTCAGTTGAAGATTACCCATTCAAATTTAATTGTTGACGCTGAACTATGTAGCGAAGGGGTAATGCAGAGTTAACATGACTGGTCTCAGTTATTTTATGTTATATGTGCATAAATAAGCACACAGCTGAAGTACTATTTGTGGAAATATGTAGATATAAAAAGTCATTCTCCTGAGTAAATTTGTTTATATGCTAATAAGCaagtcacatcatcatcatcatcaatggcaGCAGTGGGCATCTTCCACTCTGCCTATAATTCTCCATTCATTGACAAATATGGAGTTTTTTAATCATCTCTCTTGAAATTGATATTGCAGCATTTTATGCAGCAATCTCTGTCCTCTCACACCTAAATAGCATGCCACTGCAAATTAGATTGGTTTGTATCAAGCATTCTTTTTTCTACACGTCATCGTTTTCACTTCTTGCTCTCTGTGCTGTTTGTATTTGTTTTATCAGTTTAGCAATGATACTTGTGTTCCATGTCACTTAAGCTCTGTTTTTGCTATCACACTGTGAAATCAACTTGATTTCTTTCTTAATTTGTTTACCAAGTTTCCTTTATAATATACCATTTGATTTTTAACACTTGGTTAGATCCTtttttgtgtctgttcaatttgtaacTTGTGGAATGTCATTGAAATTTCTACACTTGAAATTTTTTTCTGCAAATACAGCCATTGCCTTTGTGTTAATTTCTGAGTGGTCCCTTGTATATAACCTTCACTGTCtgccatttgtatctggtttctgctACAGGGTTATTTACAGCAATGTGTGTAATTGTTTGTACCAAGttgctttttttctttaaatacctGAATCATTTGGGTCATAATAACAGCTACGATAGATCTCATCCTTACATAATGGAACAGAACTTTAAAAAATTGTAGCATAGAAATCGGAGTGACAACTACCATTTCAGGCAGCTCTTGCCGCTGCCACCACCACAATCCTTTGTTGTCAAATTATGGATCTGTATGTTGCTGTTAAAATTCTAGTAGGTGaactgaacaaaatcagaaacatttcAAAAGGCTCCACGTATCACCCAGTCTCAAAATGAAGTAATGCTTTTTGACAGTATATTATATTAATCACAGAACATTCATACAGGAAAGGGCCAACAGCCAACAAAatccggagagagagagagagagagagagagagagagagagagagagagagagagagaggcccaataataataataataataataataataataatagtaacaatatcaAGAATTATGCATTGTCACTGTGCGAAGAAGAAGCAGAGTCGCTGTGCCACCAGTCACTTTACACTTTTAGAATTAGGAAGTAAAATGTATTTGTATTAAAGTGATTGAATAATCTATTGCACCAGTCTCTATAATAATGGTATACTTACACACATAAAGGACGACAAAAACAACTGCAATAAAGCCAGCAGTAGCAGTTTCAGCTACTGCGATGAGAGCAATGCATGTGATAATGCCTACGACAGTTGATGCTATGACCACCAGGGTTTCCACAACCACCCATGGAAGTAGCATACCAGCCTTTTCCTGAAATATAAAAGAAAAGCTGACATTACTGGTAAAAAATTTATTCCTTAATATGTGTTATTTTGGGAGAACTATGTATCTGTCATGCTGAAAACAAATCTCTTCAGACATGCTGATAAAAAAAGAATTATTTCAAAGAACTGAGAAAATGTGCTTTTTTAGCAAAATCAGATTACAAGCAGCAGGAATGGAgcaaaaagtttcaaaaataaattttgttctgTTTCTGATGAATAGTGTGTGTTTGCAGTAAGATACTTACCTGAATGGCTCCGAAGAGGAGAAGTATGCCACAGATAGCCTGGATAATAGCAAACACGAGTGTTACTATTAGCTGTGTCTTGGTAACTGAAACAGCATGAAAATCATTAGTTGTGTTTCTCATGAGTGGGATATTAATACAGAAGGCAATGAAGGAATCACTATAAAAATCAGTAATTGTAGTATATCTGAATTCTGCTAACACTGTCATGATATCTAGTAACGAGATGGTTTGGTAACTCAGTTGGCACTACATAAGGTTGTTCACACATATGAGCCCATAACTGTTTCTGGTTATAATTTACTTATTGTATTAGCTCTATGATTATAATTATATTTCCGCTGGGGTGCCTGTTGTTTCTAATTAACCCTTAGAGCAATGGTTTGTATTTCTGTGAAAAAGAAGGAAGtgtgatgcaattcctgtattaccCTACCTGTGCAattctcttcatgtctgcataGCTACTTAAAACTATATCTGTTTTACTATTCAGCATTGGCCTCCCTCTGCAATTTCCATCCTGCCAATACCTTCCACTTCCAAATTAACTATCTCTTTGCATCTCATGATC is a genomic window of Schistocerca gregaria isolate iqSchGreg1 chromosome 9, iqSchGreg1.2, whole genome shotgun sequence containing:
- the LOC126292047 gene encoding uncharacterized protein LOC126292047 isoform X2, yielding MAVLNQCCCGCSLKTGTIIIAVLYVIASLVQIATTANSLHTHQYVDEDLNLAIDNFNSLVHTDIEKQLRDTAEKLDNDFGLKDSDGSLTRTVNKALPYKTKVTKTQLIVTLVFAIIQAICGILLLFGAIQEKAGMLLPWVVVETLVVIASTVVGIITCIALIAVAETATAGFIAVVFVVLYVLLSVYFLLVVYSYYQTLRENPRRYV
- the LOC126292047 gene encoding uncharacterized protein LOC126292047 isoform X1 — its product is MTLHKIVNYNVSTITWNQQIANVFLFPLQIASLVQIATTANSLHTHQYVDEDLNLAIDNFNSLVHTDIEKQLRDTAEKLDNDFGLKDSDGSLTRTVNKALPYKTKVTKTQLIVTLVFAIIQAICGILLLFGAIQEKAGMLLPWVVVETLVVIASTVVGIITCIALIAVAETATAGFIAVVFVVLYVLLSVYFLLVVYSYYQTLRENPRRYV